AATCTGATTTGGAATCACAGTAATTAGGGtaactttttttaataaatttacatgtccttcaaacattttttttagaaatagaattatttgatATAAATGCATTCATTCCTATTGTATGAATTTTAGACATTTTAACATTTCATAGTTCATTTTATCTTGTAACATATAGCATAGACAACTTTACTTTGATTACCCCTGCTTCaagtatataattttatataaatgtaaCTGTATATAATTTTAGGTCTGTTTAACATTGCAAGAGTACATTTTCTTTAAacaagaataaaataaataaatatatatatatatatgtataatatatatatatattcacacACACATATGCACACGAGCACGCACTTCCctcacatacatacacatatccCCTCACACACacattcatatatatatatatttatttatacattgtaTATATAAGTCTTTTTacgatataaataaaaatttataacgagCACATTCACTTATCATATTACTCATATTTTCATTTGTACAAATAAAAGACTGTGTAGTCCTCGAAAACTATAAATAATCTAACATGtacatttatcttttttttcttttactaAAATCTTTGGCTAAATATCTAACTACTTAaagtaatttttttttctttcaagtaACTTTTAACAATTAACATCAATGAACGATACTTTCTTTTGCAAAgttcataaatattaatttcattgtctATGTATATAATGgtctataatataattatatataataccaACAGTAGTAATTATACTGAAGATGTACAATTCCATTGAGATTAAAAGTTAGAAAACTCGTTCTGTGTTTATCATTATTATAGTACATTGTTTAGAGGTACTCACATTATTTGTTCCAGTATAGGTAATCACAGGAAATGCATCTATGCAGCCAAAGTAATTTGTAACATCTTGTTACTATCATTCTTTCGTTTTATGATTCTGTTGCGTATATTCAACGCATTTTGCAACGTCCTATAAAACATAATCACTAAAATGAAGTATGTGGCATTTGCTTACACAACAAataaatagtatacaatatacagtCATACCTGAACCGCAATTTGCAAAGGCGTCAATTCTCCTATGGAACAATCATTGCGAATCACATTTGCTGGCAGAAGTCTTGGACAAGGTTTGCCAGTAAACAGAATAAAAAGTGCGTGAATGCTTTTACGTTGTGTAAATTCCATGTAACGATGTTGATACCCGGCTAAATGTCGACGATGTCGTGAAGTTGTAGGGAACCATCTTTcgcataaattacagtatctctTATGTTTTATTGTTGCCTGTAACAtatcgtataaattaattttgttaaataattacataaaaacttTTTAATCGAGTAGAAGTGATAAATATTTTTACCTTTTCATGATAAGCTAACTGTGTTATAATATCAGATATAGTCATTTTACAGTCTTTATAGGAATGTTTCttattttcttctattttctcGATCTGACTTATCACTTTGCTTTCCATCAATTTCGCATCTTCAACCACGTGTTCAACTTCTTCTTGATTCGTTATAACCGGTGGAGATCTAGAACTATCCCTATCCGAGCTTGAATCAAAATTTAAAGCAAACTCTGGCACTAGTAATGGCATGTTGTCTTCCTTCGTTTTTGTGTTGcttgaattattattatctttctGATTTCCACTGCTACTGCTcgttttcttcaatttttcctcCTGCGATTCTTCTGCGTTATTTACATGTTTATTCGATAGAGCAGGGTCGTTAGTAACTTTATTCATCGTTATTTCATCACATTTCTTAGAAGCCTTTAAAGAAATCGTAGTTGGCTCGAGTACACTGCTATCTCCGTGTGTAGAAGCTGTAGGGCAGTCTAATGAATAAATCTTATCTTGTTGTTCGAAACAGCTTTCTTCAACTTCTTTTACATTCATCTCACGGGGAGATTTGCATACTTTGCTTTCCGAATTTTTAGATTTACTATCTACATTCGTATTATCGTTCTCGCTATTGGAACATGTTTCCTCAGATTTGTTTAGCGACGTTTCAAGAtcattaaagctgaaacttaaaccTTGCTTCTTTTCAGCTACCGTTTTATGCCGCGACTTACTTCTTTCTACATCTTCGCTGTCAGGGcgagtcaaacatttctttaGCGTTTCCTTAGCAGCTAACacttccttaactaacaaatcaTTGCAATAAAAGTAATCGTTTGATTCTTTCTCCAAATTTTGTAATTGTTGCTTCTTCAACGAAGCATACTCGTTTTGGTCGAAGGTGTTCTGTGGCGAATGTTGATATTCACCGAAGTACGTTTTTGTGGATTGGTCATTAGCACATTTACTCTTAGAATGTGATGCATAATCAATTTTCGACGCAAGTATCCCAGAACATACATTATTGTTGTCAATAAgctctaattccaattccaattgaGTTGGTATTGCATCTTCTATATTTATTCCATCATTGTTCTCAAATTCAAAGTCCTTTGTTTCATCGTCGACACTATTTGGTGATGCTGGCAGAATTTCTATCGTAGTTTGACTTTCATCCGAAGAATCCACCTTAATTATCGAACTATTGTTATCGTTATAATCATGCGAACGCAGAGGAGACTCTAGAAATctgtcttctgtaaaaagtacATTCTCCTTGGTCTCAAACGACGAGTATTCCTTTTTCATAATCAACAGATCGTTGTCTTCGCTCCTTAAAATATCTCTAAAGGAATGTTTCATTATAACTTCTCTCATTTCATTCTCGCTCTCGTTATCCCGACTACAGTACCCCTGCCTGCTTTcagagaataatttctttttctcttccttCTTGAAATTTCCACTTTCGCtattattcaatttaaaaatagttCCATCATCAGTGTCACCCAAATTGTCGTCGAATTCGGTAATTGATTTTGAGCTTGTTTTCGCGAAATTAGAGTCTGACAGTCTCCTGAGCTTGCATTTAGTAGGGGACAAATCAGACGCTGAACTAGACCTGCACAATTTTACCTCGCTATTGTCGATTACATTTTCATTGTTAGTGCCATTAATATCATCGTTTACTCGCTTGGACGAATTAAACTTATCTTTTAATATGATCTTTGATTGTTTCAAATCTTTCACCATGTAATCCAGAATATCTAGTCTTTGTAATTTTACTTTTGGTTGCCATTTGGATGTTTCGGTGATCGATTTCTTTTTACTTTTACTAATTTCGCATTTAAACTCAGTACCGATTTGAGTTCTTTTTATTATAACTTTTGGAATTTTTTCGATGATGCATTGCGGAAATTTCTTCTTTAATTCATCACTAATCGATGTACCGTCGTTTTTGGCAGTATGTTTCGAGTCCTCCTCCTTTGTCCTTCTGGTTCTTTTCGACGAAGCTTTAAGGATATTCGAGTCCTTCGTTTTATTCTTTTCGGATAACAGAGAACTGCATTCTTCTTgtttcttcaacttcaatttcgggattttttcaatttcagtaTCGCTGGTCATCGATTTGCGACAATTCCTATCTTCTTCGTCGGAATCGGTAACTTCCGTCCCCGAAGTATCCTCCGTTTCAGTTCTTTTACTTTCTTGCGTTTTGAACTTTTTGATCTTCACCTTTGGAACGGTTTTCTTGGTAGCTTTTCGCTTCAAGTATAGTTTTAAATCCTTTGTCGATATATCCTCCAATTTTATCCTCACCTTTGGTACTTTATTCtcataattattgtattttaaacTGTAGGATTCGAAATCGCTATTATCTATGTCCACGCTTTCATCGTTGTGTTGCGGGGGAAGAGTTTGAGTTTTATCGGATTTTGCTTTGTCTGAAAGATCAGCTGTCGGAGTCACCGAGCGTGATCTATTCTTCATAATGATTACTTTCGGTATTTTCGGACGTACTTCGGATAATAATTTTGCATCGTACCTATTGTAGCTTTCACAGGAATCCGTATAATCCACTATGCGCTCTGACTTTGAATTCGATGCGTCAGTTTTCTTTATAACAAGTTTGGGAATTACTTTCAGGTCCACGTTGCTATCTGTCAGATGAGTTGAGCTGTTACAAGAAATTTGTTCCCGTTTATCTTCTTCGGTTTTATCTTTGCTGCTCTCAGCATTCGAAGTTCCAGAACTTTCGGCGATGCTATACTTGTCGAGAATAGCTATTTCTTTTTCTATCAAAGAATCTTGACTCGGGTTTATTTTCTGTCCCGGTTCGGTTGTAAAATTATTAGATTCACCCTCGCTCTTTGAACTATCAACTACTACCGTTTGCTTTGCTgaaatttcttctatatttgaccGAACAATTCCTATGTTTTCTTTGCTCAATTCGTCTACGATTTCGTTGATATTTTTACCGTCAGTATGAATCTCATCTTTGGAAAAGCCGATAAAATTTTGTTCCTCAGCGATTATGTTATTTACTTGATTAGGATTCGCGTTGAAATCATTCTCgcgttcgttaatttcaatagaATTATGTTGCGAGTTATTTTCTTGATCGGCTGTTATGTCAGTCAGCGTTACCGGAGATTCAGATTCCTCATGATCCGCTAGAGACTCAACTTTCGACGAGTTATTATCGTTTTCCTCTTCAGAGACTTCGATATTCTCCTCTCCCACGTTGCTTAAGTTTTCCTCGTGTCTTTGATCTTCGTTCGGAATTTCAACTTCTTCGCCGAATTGTACAATTTCATCTTCGCCGAATTGTACAATTTCTTCTTCGCATTCTAAGACATTTCCCTGGCTGATATCTTTCTCGCATTCGTTCATCATTTCGCTAAATACGTCGTTGGATGTTCCTAATTCTAAAAATTCTTGCGAAACTCCATCAAGCGCATCGCTAGGATCTACTTGAAGCTCTGGAATTTCCTCTGTTACAAAAATTTCGGCCTCCGATATATTGATCTCAACGGTTTCTAAATCTTTATTATTTTCCGTGTATTCTATATTCTTTAATTTATCTTCAGCTTCTATGAAAGTTTCACATGTTTGGAACATATCGCATATGTTCGcatcaactttttccttttgaTCTGTAACGTCTGTTTGTTCGCAAACCGTTTCTTcatcttttcttttctccttcAGATCGCATAAACCAGACACCTGGTTCTCCTCGTCTAATAACGATTCTTTATGCAACAAATTTGAAACTGACGATTCGTTCTTTGAATCTGCattcttttcttcattttcgGGAATAATTCTATTTTCGACTTCGTTTGTAGTCTGACCTGTACCTTCGTTGCTCGAATTTTTGTTCTCATttacctgtagattttcaacattttgttCTTCACGATTCGATTGTAACGAACTTGATAATGTATCTGACTGCGCGTTAGATATACAATTACTAGCAAAATTATTAACGGTATCTCCATTATTCTTATCATTTTTCTCGAGATCAAGAATTTCGGTTTGAACGGATTGCGTCTCTTCTAAATTCATATTTTTGTCCTTATCCAAGAAATCATCGACAACGTTATTCGTTTTATTCTTAGATTCCGTATCTAATTCATTGACGACAACATCATCTTCGTGTGATTTAGAAACAGTCGCAATTTTATTTTCCGTAGCTTGATCCTTTTTGCAACTATTTGAATCCGCAATGCGATTCTTGTTCCGCTCTACGATTTGTTCATCAGAATCGCTGCTACTATACATTCTATCAATTTTACAATAATCGGACCAAACGGCATTATTGTTCCTAATGCTATGAACGTAATCCTTGTACTTaacatgatttttatcacaaaattcATCCGAATAATTCCTTTTTCTATCGTAAAGATACTTGGTATCTTTATATTCGTACTTTTTCCTATCACTAAGACCATGGTGCCGCTTCTTTTTGTACAGTTTGCGAAACTTCGAGTTATAGTAATTGTTCCAAGTTTCCGCGTAATGGACTTCTTTGCGGAGGAGTAAGGCTCCCGTTTACGGGCCTCCATCATTAGCTCGTGATAGGTAAATCTTCGATTAGGACTGTAGGATATCTTGCCATCTTTGGTAGTATATACAGGAACTGTGTGCAGGTCCTCCAGCTTATCTATGTTTGAAAAGATCGGATTTACGTACCCGCTGCTACTTTGGAACATGTCACAGTCTTCGAAAACGTCATCTATCTTTGGCTTCTTCCATTTACCCGTGTATCCCTCCTCTTCCAATCCCTCGCTTACGCGATAGCCACGGTCTAAATCCACTCCAGAATATTTGCCAAGCTTGAAGTCTAAATTGCTCAGACTGTGCAACGACTTGGCTCTTAACTCGACGAGGTTGCTCTCCGGTAGATTCGTAGAAATATGAGAAGTATTCGAATGAGGCACATTTGTTAATTCTTTCTCTAATATACCTGAAACATCTACGAAACTTGTAGAATCTTGTTTCTGTACTTTTATCACTTGATCATCGTCTGTACGTATACTAGTACCTTCTTTGTCGCTTTCGACTTTGCTTTTCCCCTTAGCTTTGTTATTTACATCGATTATGGCAGTATTTGATATTGCACTTTTCGTCTTCGTTATATCCACGTGATCAATGGTATAATTGGTGGCTTCGATTACATCTGCTTTCGACGTGTCCTTACAGGATACAACGGTGTTACGCAAGGATTTATTAAGAGGCTGACTATCTGAAATTAAATCGCACGTTTCTTTAGAAATGATCGAGCTAATTTCGTCGTTCGGTTCCAACGAAGATCTCCTATCTTTCTTGAAAGATAGTCTCAATTTCTCTGGCTCGCTTTTACCTTGGCTCGTTTTCATAGCTTCGACTGCTGCATCGGATTTTTCATACGCTCTGTAAACCCTTTCGGATAATTTCGAATTGTCATCTTGGTCCTTGGCGTGCAATCTACGCTGGCAATCCAGCGTGTTCGAATAGGAAAGCGAATTGTCGATTTCGTAAAGGGTATGATCACCGTACAGCAATCGTTTGTTCTGCTCCTGTCCCTTTAAGTTTCTGTCCGTACATGACACGTTAATTTCGATTTTGATCCCCTCCAAAGAATCTTTTACGTGTTCCTGATTATTGTCTCCAAGAATTAACTCTTTGCCGGCATCGTTGTCTTTGATTTTCAAGTTTACATTGGCAACTTGAACACCGAACTCGGCGTTTTTTACTAAATTCTTCGAACACGAGTGATTCTTTACTTCTTCCTGCGTCAATAGATTTTCCGAATTCAAATTAGCCATCGAAGATACAGAATTTTGCTCCAAACATACTTTATGTGTTGCTAGTATGTCGTTGTTCTGTCTAATTTGCGAACATTCCAGCTTATGGTTTCtagctttcaatttttcatCCCTATTGTTATCGTTGTGTATGTCGTGAGTCTGATATAATCTTTCCTTCTTCTTTCTGTATTCTTTTAGGAATCGCATTTCCTCCATGGTATATCTAACGTCTCCATCGACAGTTTTTAAATCCTTCTGCAGTAACTTAGAGGTCTGAGAATGTATACTATCATGCAACGTTGAAACTGCTTTGCCAGACACGCGCTTTTTAATTTCTGCCTCTTCGGGAAACTCTTTGGTATTGGTACTGCTCGACTTATGTGGGAACTCAGTTGATTTCTCGCTTATGATCCTATCTGTAGTGCCGTGTGTTCTCTTATCACTTAAAGTAACATTATCCTTTATCACAGCAACGGAATAGTGTTTACATTGAGAAGTCATATGGCACACAGAATGCTCTCCGTCCTGGGATGAGCATGAATCATCGAACTTCCTCGCGTCAGAAGCTTTTGATTGTTTCAAATTATCGGCATCTTTTTTTTTAGTTAAACTCCTATTTAAGTATTTGTCTGTGCTTTTGTCTTCCCATGTTGTTGTCTCTTTCGCTTTTTTCCTCACATTCAGGTCAACTTCGGAGGATGTTAAACAGTTAGCATTAGCGGATACAATCGAGGTCTTCATTTTTTTCCTTTTGAATAATTCCTTATCATTTTTCAGCGTTTGTGCCTCGTCGTCGGACACCGTTAGACTTAAATTTACATTGGAAATGATGTTATCGTTGGTGTCACCGCTTTGAATCCCAGATCCCATCGCTTCTGCCGGTCTTCTAATACTTTTGTGTTTCCTTTCGTGCGTATAACTGAGAGATTCGTGACTTGAACTCTTCTCACCTTCGATACCCTCCTGTTGAACCTTCAATTCGTATTCCATGGACGTCAAAATGCCACACGCATCGGAAACTCTGGTATCGCTTTCTCTACTATCTATTAGGCACACTTTCTTTCTCACAGTATTGGTCCCGAGACTTTTCACCTGCTTATTCTTATTAGCTTCGTTCGATTTTCCTTTAGAATTGTTAGAAAAGTCAAAATTGTCTAAAGTTACCTCCTGCTCATGGCTGCTACCAGTCTCGCTGCTCTTATAACGATTCTCCTTTTGATACTCCAGCTCCAAAGTACCGAGAGACCTATTCTTTATTTTATCTTCGCTGTTCAGTTGTGTAAAACTGATTACTGGACTGTTTTGCATTACTTCTATCGGATTCGTGGATATCGATAAATCTTCCATGTTTTGCGAAGATTCTTCGCTATCAGAATGAATAGGAGTGTTCAGCGTGGTAGATATTGGTGTACATTCTGAGGTTGGTAAATCTGGTAAGCTAATATCATCAGGATTGTGGGATTCTTCAAAGCTATGCTGTTTCTTCAATTCCATGTTATCGCTGGCCTCTATGTTATCTTTTTCCGATGTCGATAGGACCCTTAATTCCTGATTgttcattgaaattgaagtcgtttgaatTGTTTTAGATATGTTGGAATGTTCTATACTTGCATTCTTATTCACGTTGTCTAAAGATGTAGCATAGCCAGCAGGCAGTATGTGAGCATCGTTCTTGTTGTGTTTCCGCGTATTCTCGAGAGCCATTGCTTCCGTTTCATGATTACTTGATTCCCGAAAAAAGGATATCGCCTTCTGCTGCTTTTCCAAAGTCTGTATAACCTGATCGTTAGGCGCACCCAAAATGTTGCTTATTTCTAAGTTATCGACTATGTGAATTGTAGGTATCTCGTCAGGGCCGTTGCTGATGCAATGTATAATACTTCCAGGCTTCACGACACCCTCTCCGATGGTCCTCTTGGAAGTTTTAGCGGGCTCAGAATTGTCAGGTGCGGAATATGACATCGTCAGACAATCTTGAGCTGCTATGATATTCGTTTCGCTTTCCTTCTCATTTTCTAAAGCGTCATTCGGGCAAAAACCATTTTTCGACGGGATTTCTGTGCTTTGCGGTGTTTTCGACGATAGATCTATATTCTCGTAACTCACTACAA
This genomic window from Lasioglossum baleicum unplaced genomic scaffold, iyLasBale1 scaffold2127, whole genome shotgun sequence contains:
- the LOC143221260 gene encoding LOW QUALITY PROTEIN: uncharacterized protein LOC143221260 (The sequence of the model RefSeq protein was modified relative to this genomic sequence to represent the inferred CDS: inserted 1 base in 1 codon); the protein is MNYSGNMPDWHQYNASQTNEVTPPTQNVNSGHLAFIPGVSPPTLNAINLNSEGLNKHQNDTSYNPRNFQSYNNVTNGSSIPNNSPLASMVQMQNCIGHYGSPNTRNPMLDNINASVDPRNTTIGTINDEIGYRSNQVPFNGPIGHLNRPNCNLNTSSGPRTGPVPIPGPRTNSGPGLGTNTSTGTGPIFGPGPRHGPASRHASGSGPGNMEPRNTNIGTLQPPEKPGPSSSFIPCKGLCCNSDPNISYQQWEKFGSYQQNNGSYRDNVHPSSYQMENRHFGNSCNFRKDNLEGKEVMGSVLPPNASSVDHRRNFTDYKYHKDHLVHRNYSSSGMFHNYSMQNYNYSTDHQKYTYPLKEHAKTNNLNMSNSGMLKHQEQNFIAQQKFNNKQYQYQNGNMISKGVPTLNVNANMASSSQNPYFNSQFQRNILAEMPHECQDTADNTAMINRMQGTFMHNSPSQHQMYTQQHKIAMQRFTIENHLRELSRIPGYQSHSKYKECVLRYREVLKLQQSSGYQNPVQQTPRVATPVNTAVPPINLQFDQNGMLINSSYLPDNFPKLQHAPTVEQVPENIDKQNKDQDIAMVNEKCQQSQQSEQLMIPQQNEHVPSSCVETFQKQNQYSMHKDFNQNQLKVQTNESHNFDTLSTNTSNEKMMEQKASKEFANKPDLDVRQFLANWDETDDEEGTTNLTDTALNETTPVVVVSYENIDLSSKTPQSTEIPSKNGFCPNDALENEKESETNIIAAQDCLTMSYSAPDNSEPAKTSKRTIGEGVVKPGSIIHCISNGPDEIPTIHIVDNLEISNILGAPNDQVIQTLEKQQKAISFFRESSNHETEAMALENTRKHNKNDAHILPAGYATSLDNVNKNASIEHSNISKTIQTTSISMNNQELRVLSTSEKDNIEASDNMELKKQHSFEESHNPDDISLPDLPTSECTPISTTLNTPIHSDSEESSQNMEDLSISTNPIEVMQNSPVISFTQLNSEDKIKNRSLGTLELEYQKENRYKSSETGSSHEQEVTLDNFDFSNNSKGKSNEANKNKQVKSLGTNTVRKKVCLIDSRESDTRVSDACGILTSMEYELKVQQEGIEGEKSSSHESLSYTHERKHKSIRRPAEAMGSGIQSGDTNDNIISNVNLSLTVSDDEAQTLKNDKELFKRKKMKTSIVSANANCLTSSEVDLNVRKKAKETTTWEDKSTDKYLNRSLTKKKDADNLKQSKASDARKFDDSCSSQDGEHSVCHMTSQCKHYSVAVIKDNVTLSDKRTHGTTDRIISEKSTEFPHKSSSTNTKEFPEEAEIKKRVSGKAVSTLHDSIHSQTSKLLQKDLKTVDGDVRYTMEEMRFLKEYRKKKERLYQTHDIHNDNNRDEKLKARNHKLECSQIRQNNDILATHKVCLEQNSVSSMANLNSENLLTQEEVKNHSCSKNLVKNAEFGVQVANVNLKIKDNDAGKELILGDNNQEHVKDSLEGIKIEINVSCTDRNLKGQEQNKRLLYGDHTLYEIDNSLSYSNTLDCQRRLHAKDQDDNSKLSERVYRAYEKSDAAVEAMKTSQGKSEPEKLRLSFKKDRRSSLEPNDEISSIISKETCDLISDSQPLNKSLRNTVVSCKDTSKADVIEATNYTIDHVDITKTKSAISNTAIIDVNNKAKGKSKVESDKEGTSIRTDDDQVIKVQKQDSTSFVDVSGILEKELTNVPHSNTSHISTNLPESNLVELRAKSLHSLSNLDFKLGKYSGVDLDRGYRVSEGLEEEGYTGKWKKPKIDDVFEDCDMFQSSSGYVNPIFSNIDKLEDLHTVPVYTTKDGKISYSPNRRFTYHELMMEARKREPYSSAKKXHYAETWNNYYNSKFRKLYKKKRHHGLSDRKKYEYKDTKYLYDRKRNYSDEFCDKNHVKYKDYVHSIRNNNAVWSDYCKIDRMYSSSDSDEQIVERNKNRIADSNSCKKDQATENKIATVSKSHEDDVVVNELDTESKNKTNNVVDDFLDKDKNMNLEETQSVQTEILDLEKNDKNNGDTVNNFASNCISNAQSDTLSSSLQSNREEQNVENLQVNENKNSSNEGTGQTTNEVENRIIPENEEKNADSKNESSVSNLLHKESLLDEENQVSGLCDLKEKRKDEETVCEQTDVTDQKEKVDANICDMFQTCETFIEAEDKLKNIEYTENNKDLETVEINISEAEIFVTEEIPELQVDPSDALDGVSQEFLELGTSNDVFSEMMNECEKDISQGNVLECEEEIVQFGEDEIVQFGEEVEIPNEDQRHEENLSNVGEENIEVSEEENDNNSSKVESLADHEESESPVTLTDITADQENNSQHNSIEINERENDFNANPNQVNNIIAEEQNFIGFSKDEIHTDGKNINEIVDELSKENIGIVRSNIEEISAKQTVVVDSSKSEGESNNFTTEPGQKINPSQDSLIEKEIAILDKYSIAESSGTSNAESSKDKTEEDKREQISCNSSTHLTDSNVDLKVIPKLVIKKTDASNSKSERIVDYTDSCESYNRYDAKLLSEVRPKIPKVIIMKNRSRSVTPTADLSDKAKSDKTQTLPPQHNDESVDIDNSDFESYSLKYNNYENKVPKVRIKLEDISTKDLKLYLKRKATKKTVPKVKIKKFKTQESKRTETEDTSGTEVTDSDEEDRNCRKSMTSDTEIEKIPKLKLKKQEECSSLLSEKNKTKDSNILKASSKRTRRTKEEDSKHTAKNDGTSISDELKKKFPQCIIEKIPKVIIKRTQIGTEFKCEISKSKKKSITETSKWQPKVKLQRLDILDYMVKDLKQSKIILKDKFNSSKRVNDDINGTNNENVIDNSEVKLCRSSSASDLSPTKCKLRRLSDSNFAKTSSKSITEFDDNLGDTDDGTIFKLNNSESGNFKKEEKKKLFSESRQGYCSRDNESENEMREVIMKHSFRDILRSEDNDLLIMKKEYSSFETKENVLFTEDRFLESPLRSHDYNDNNSSIIKVDSSDESQTTIEILPASPNSVDDETKDFEFENNDGINIEDAIPTQLELELELIDNNNVCSGILASKIDYASHSKSKCANDQSTKTYFGEYQHSPQNTFDQNEYASLKKQQLQNLEKESNDYFYCNDLLVKEVLAAKETLKKCLTRPDSEDVERSKSRHKTVAEKKQGLSFSFNDLETSLNKSEETCSNSENDNTNVDSKSKNSESKVCKSPREMNVKEVEESCFEQQDKIYSLDCPTASTHGDSSVLEPTTISLKASKKCDEITMNKVTNDPALSNKHVNNAEESQEEKLKKTSSSSGNQKDNNNSSNTKTKEDNMPLLVPEFALNFDSSSDRDSSRSPPVITNQEEVEHVVEDAKLMESKVISQIEKIEENKKHSYKDCKMTISDIITQLAYHEKATIKHKRYCNLCERWFPTTSRHRRHLAGYQHRYMEFTQRKSIHALFILFTGKPCPRLLPANVIRNDCSIGELTPLQIAVQDVAKCVEYTQQNHKTKE